From a single Solanum dulcamara chromosome 4, daSolDulc1.2, whole genome shotgun sequence genomic region:
- the LOC129885146 gene encoding NDR1/HIN1-like protein 1, whose product MAEKKCSHHKSKKKKMIRRCCAGFLIFLFLALLTILIVWAVLQPKKPRFILQDTTIFTFNVSAPNIFSTSIQTTIYARNPNSKIGIYYDNMDIYATYHNQQITYYTKIPSVYQGHKDVNIWSPFVYGNNVPIAPYNGPGLSEDQANGGVWLDFKIDGRVKWKVGTVTTGHYHLHVTCSAYVPLGDRPGYGGIMVGNNAVKYQLARDCSVSV is encoded by the coding sequence ATGGCCGAAAAAAAGTGTAGCCACCACAAgagtaagaagaagaagatgatccGACGATGTTGCGCCGGATTTCTTATCTTCCTCTTCTTAGCTCTTCTTACTATCCTCATAGTATGGGCCGTTCTTCAGCCCAAAAAACCCCGTTTCATTCTCCAAGACACCACTATCTTTACTTTCAATGTCTCCGCCCCAAACATCTTCTCAACCTCTATCCAAACAACAATTTACGCACGTAACCCTAATagcaaaattggaatttattATGATAACATGGATATATACGCAACGTATCATAATCAACAAATCACGTATTACACTAAAATACCTTCGGTGTATCAAGGCCATAAGGACGTAAACATATGGTCCCCGTTTGTTTACGGGAATAACGTCCCGATTGCCCCGTATAACGGGCCGGGCTTGTCAGAAGATCAAGCAAACGGTGGCGTTTGGTTGGATTTTAAGATTGATGGGCGTGTAAAGTGGAAAGTGGGTACCGTAACAACGGGCCATTACCATTTACATGTCACGTGCTCTGCGTACGTGCCACTTGGTGATCGCCCCGGTTACGGAGGGATAATGGTAGGAAATAACGCCGTTAAGTACCAGCTAGCCCGGGATTGCTCCGTCAGTGTTTGA